A genomic region of Catalinimonas niigatensis contains the following coding sequences:
- a CDS encoding sensor histidine kinase encodes MKLLNYTTSYFAILLLLAITIWAALFYINMLDEIYDSMDDSLENNKLLIMEKALTDSSVLQRTDFDEGNYAIHPILQPLAENYKDIYLDTSMYMLNEEDYEPVRMLKTVFRQADQFYELKVITSMVEEDDLMEDLFFALLWLYAGLIASILLLNNFLLKKVWSPFYHLLHSMKNFRLEKPEPFVPEKSKIEEFNTLNATVEKLLKSNMATYQSQKQFIENASHELQTPVAISLNKLEMLAEQGELSEEKLKLLSAAINNLERLTRLNKSLLLLSKIENRQFAEEEEVNLKLLCRSLVEDFSDQAAFRDVELKLNEEGNCIKKMNAGLAATMISNLIKNAIVHNHTGGKVEVSISSQRLKVINSGKQEPLDEERLFARFYKGEASSETTGLGLSIVKAITDLYQFRLEYSYKNNHCIEVFF; translated from the coding sequence ATGAAGTTACTGAATTATACGACTTCCTACTTTGCCATCCTGCTGCTGCTGGCGATTACGATTTGGGCTGCGCTTTTCTATATCAACATGCTGGACGAAATCTATGACAGTATGGATGACAGCCTGGAGAACAATAAACTGCTGATCATGGAGAAAGCGCTTACTGATTCCTCGGTATTGCAGAGAACAGATTTTGATGAAGGAAATTACGCCATTCATCCAATCCTACAACCCCTGGCAGAAAATTACAAAGATATTTATCTGGACACCAGCATGTATATGCTGAATGAAGAGGATTACGAGCCGGTAAGGATGCTCAAAACAGTTTTTCGTCAGGCTGACCAGTTTTATGAGCTAAAAGTCATCACCTCTATGGTGGAAGAAGATGATCTGATGGAAGATCTTTTTTTTGCACTGCTGTGGCTCTATGCCGGACTGATCGCAAGTATTCTGCTGCTCAATAATTTTCTGCTGAAAAAAGTATGGAGCCCCTTCTATCATCTGCTTCATTCCATGAAGAACTTCAGGCTGGAAAAACCAGAACCTTTTGTGCCGGAGAAAAGTAAGATTGAAGAATTCAATACGCTGAATGCTACTGTTGAAAAGTTATTGAAAAGTAATATGGCTACCTACCAGAGTCAGAAGCAGTTCATTGAAAATGCATCTCACGAACTGCAAACCCCGGTAGCCATCAGCCTGAACAAGCTGGAAATGCTGGCCGAGCAGGGAGAGCTTTCGGAAGAAAAGCTGAAACTGCTGTCGGCAGCGATCAATAATCTGGAAAGGCTTACGCGACTCAACAAATCACTGTTGTTGCTCAGTAAAATTGAAAACCGACAGTTTGCCGAGGAAGAAGAGGTGAATCTGAAACTCCTGTGCCGCAGCTTGGTAGAAGATTTTTCGGATCAGGCTGCTTTTCGCGATGTAGAGTTGAAGTTAAATGAAGAAGGAAATTGCATCAAGAAAATGAATGCCGGGTTGGCAGCGACGATGATCAGCAACCTAATCAAAAATGCCATAGTGCATAATCATACCGGAGGCAAAGTAGAAGTTAGTATTTCTTCGCAAAGGCTCAAAGTCATCAATAGTGGTAAACAGGAACCGCTGGATGAGGAACGTCTGTTTGCCCGATTCTACAAAGGAGAAGCTTCTTCAGAAACCACCGGTCTGGGCCTCTCTATTGTTAAAGCCATTACAGATTTATATCAGTTCCGACTGGAATATTCGTACAAGAATAATCATTGTATTGAAGTTTTTTTCTAA
- a CDS encoding PepSY-like domain-containing protein, producing the protein MRVFMLGLLLSSYALVSCSQDIPASKVPSVVQNAFKMEFAEAVDVEWEKKNKEYEADFEVGTTDYTALFDASGKMLVYKQDIEINELPAEINTTLQKDFADYTLDDADKLVKDGETYFQVELEGGLMEKKEVFSPTGELREDIRYWD; encoded by the coding sequence ATGAGAGTTTTCATGTTAGGATTATTATTATCAAGCTATGCGCTGGTTTCATGCAGCCAGGATATACCAGCCTCTAAAGTGCCTTCAGTGGTGCAGAATGCTTTTAAAATGGAATTTGCCGAGGCGGTGGATGTAGAGTGGGAAAAGAAAAACAAGGAATACGAAGCGGACTTTGAAGTCGGAACCACTGATTATACTGCCTTATTTGACGCTTCTGGCAAGATGCTGGTCTACAAGCAGGACATAGAAATCAATGAGTTGCCAGCGGAAATCAATACTACTTTGCAGAAAGACTTTGCTGATTATACCTTGGATGATGCCGATAAACTGGTGAAAGATGGAGAAACCTATTTTCAGGTAGAATTGGAAGGTGGGTTGATGGAAAAGAAAGAAGTTTTTTCTCCTACAGGCGAATTGAGAGAAGATATCCGCTACTGGGATTAA